CTGGACGGTGTCCTAGACGAGTAAGTCCTAACCCTGGCCCGGGCTGTGGGCGCAGCCGGCAGCCGACGGTGACCGTCGGTCACCTCCGTCAGGGCGGATGCGGTAATGAGCGGTATACCTCAGAGTCATATTCATACCTCTGAGGTATACCGCTCAACAGCACATCGACATGGCAGGCAGCCAAAGCGGATGGCGGGCGTCCCTCTCCCGGACCCGTTAACTGCACGGAAGGGACAACCAGCCACTATGCGCGACGCCAACCGGGAAGTGCTGCGCACGACGTTCGGCCAGGACGCCGAACTCTACGACCAGTGCCGTCCGACCTATCCACCCCAGCTGTTCACCGACCTCGCCACCCTCGCCGGTCTCGGTCGACACGCTCGGGTGCTGGAGATCGGATGCGGCACCGGCCAAGCGACCCTGCCCTTAGCGGGACGAACGCCTTCTTCGACGACGCACAACGATGCTACGAACGCTTCGATCCGACAACACCGCCCGGCATGCGCCTGACCACCGATGACGAGACCGCCGAGGAGGCGGCGGAGTTTGAGCGATCGGCACGATTCGGGCCGGTCGAGTTCCGGCGCTACGAGTGGCAACAGACCTACACGGCCCACGAGTACCTGAACCTGCTCATGACCTACTCCGGGCATCGGGCCATGGCACCGCCCGGCTCGCCATCGCACACAAGACACCGTGACTCGCCTCGGCACGCGATCCAAGCCGACCCACGACCACGCCGCGAGGTCCGGTCGGTCAGCGGGCGAGAGCGGCCGGCTCCCGCAACGGGTCGGTGGCGAAGCCGGCCACGCCCTCGGCGAAGCCGACCCGGGCGGTGTAGCCGAGCAGTTCGGCGGCTCGGCGCGGATCGGCCACCACGTGCCGCACATCGGCCGCCCGGGCACCGCCGACCACCTGCGGGGCCGGCCCGCCCATCGCCTCGGCCAGGGTGACCGCCAGCTCCCCGACGGTGTGCGGCTCGCCCGAGCAGACGTTCACCGGCATCAGCGTGGCCGGCGACGCGGTGCGGGTCAGAGCCAGCAGGTTGGCGCGCGCCACGTCGCTGACGTGTACGAAGTCACGCCGTTGCCGGCCGTCCTCCAACACCCGGGGGGCCGCACCGGCGGCCAGCGCGGACCGGAAGATCGACGCTACCCCGGCGTACGGGGTGTCGCGGGGCATCCGCGGGCCGTAGACGTTGTGGTAGCGCAGCGCCCAGACCGCGCCACCGGTCTGCCGGGCCCACGCCGCGGCCAGGTGTTCCTGGGCGAGCTTGCTCGCCGCGTACGTGCTGCGGGGCTCGAGTGGAGCGTCCTCGGGGACGAGCGCCGGGTCGAGGCCGAGGCCGCAGCGCGGGCAGGTCGGGTCGTACCGGCCGGCGGCCACATCCTCGGGCCGCCGGGGCGCCGGACGCACCGTGCCGTGACCGGGACAGGTGTAGTGGCCCTCGCCGTAGACCACCATCGAGCTGGCCAGCACCAGCCGGCCGATCCCGGCCCGGTGCAACGCTGCCAGCAGCACCGCCGTGCCGAAGTCGTTGTGCGTGACGTAGTCGGGCCCGTCCGACGGGTCCAGGCCGTGCCCGACCATCGCCGCCTGGTGGCAGACCGCGTCCACCCCG
The nucleotide sequence above comes from Micromonospora luteifusca. Encoded proteins:
- a CDS encoding class I SAM-dependent methyltransferase; this translates as MRDANREVLRTTFGQDAELYDQCRPTYPPQLFTDLATLAGLGRHARVLEIGCGTGQATLPLAGRTPSSTTHNDATNASIRQHRPACA
- a CDS encoding NAD-dependent epimerase/dehydratase family protein; the encoded protein is MRVLVTGAAGFIGSQVVDLLVEQGHEVVALDALLPQAHGGELPAWSRRHDVVRGDVRDGPLLDRLLTGVDAVCHQAAMVGHGLDPSDGPDYVTHNDFGTAVLLAALHRAGIGRLVLASSMVVYGEGHYTCPGHGTVRPAPRRPEDVAAGRYDPTCPRCGLGLDPALVPEDAPLEPRSTYAASKLAQEHLAAAWARQTGGAVWALRYHNVYGPRMPRDTPYAGVASIFRSALAAGAAPRVLEDGRQRRDFVHVSDVARANLLALTRTASPATLMPVNVCSGEPHTVGELAVTLAEAMGGPAPQVVGGARAADVRHVVADPRRAAELLGYTARVGFAEGVAGFATDPLREPAALAR